The following is a genomic window from Fibrobacter sp. UWH6.
GGCGATGTCGACAAGAAACCTAATAGCAGATCTATGCCCCAGTTTGAAGTCCCCGCCCAGATTCGTGATCGCGAAATTGACGCCAGCCTGCGTTTGACTTTCTGCGTCGATGCCAGCGGGCGTGCCTATGATATCCGCATTGTGGAGGAATCTCCGGCGGGATCTGGCCTTGGCCAGGCTGGTAAGGATGCCTTGAGCCGTATGACTTTTGAACCTGCAGAAAAAGATGGTAAGGCGGTGCCTTTCTGCGGAATGGAACAACCGTTCGAGGTGAAGTTCCATGATTAGGACTAAACGAGCCTTGAAGGGCCTGATTATTCTTTTCGCATTTGTTCTAGCGATTTCTGCATTTGCGGCACAGTCTGCATCGGATGTTATGGATCGCGCCAATGCTCTTTATCGTGAAGGCCGCTTTAAGCAGGCCATCACATTGTATCGCAAGGCGGCTGACCGCGGGGCTGATCCCGTTGCGGTAAGTTTCAATATTGCCAATTCCTATTATCAGTCCGAAAAGTATCCCGAGGCTGCAGCAAGCTACCGTAAGGCGGTAGACTATTCCAATGGAACTTTCGCTCCGGCACTGTTTAATATGGCCAGCGTTTACTTTAGATTGAAGCAGTTCCCAGAATGCGTGGCCGCTTATCATCGTGCGTTAAAGCTGGAACCTAATAACATTAGCGGCTGGCTTTATCTTGGCGAAGCCTACAGCAAGACGGGCGATAAGATTGGCGCCTTGAAGGCAGTAGAAAAAGCCTATGCCTTGGACAAGTCCGACATTAGCATTGTGTACCAGCTATCAGAAGCGAACATTGCTGTAGACGATTTTGATCGCGCTGTTGCCGTGATTCGCGAAGGCTATACTTCCCACCCGGAAGAAATTGACTTCCTGGTTTACCTGGGTGATGTTTTCCGCCTGCAGAAAAATTATGAGCAGAGCGCAGGCGCTTACCGCGAAGCCCTTTCCATTCGTCCCGACGATGTGAATACCATGTATAAGCTTGCCGACGTCCTTGTTGAAGACAACAAGCAGTTTGTGGCCATGGATATTCTGAATAATGTCTTGCAGATCAAGCCGGATTTTGTGGATGCGGCCATCTTCCTCGGGAACCTGGCTTATGACGCCAAGTTCCTGGAACGTGCAGAATCTGCTTATGAGATTGCAGCGAAACATGGCAACGCCGAAGCGGTTTATGGTTTCAAGAATCTGGCTTATGACGCCCACGCCCAGAAACGGGATGACGAAGCCCTTCGAATTCTGAATCTCGCTCTTAAGTATTATCCTGACGATGCCACAATTCAGGTTGACATTCTGGATCTGACGTCCAGCCAATAAATCAACCAAAAATTCAACCAATAATTCTATTCTTCGAATAGAACCACGTTGTTCCTGCCGGCGGCCTTAGCTTTATAAAGGGCTTGGTCCGCCTGGTCAATGGCTTTCTTGTAATCCATTCCGTCGTATCGGGAAACCCCTGCCGAAATGGTGATGGGGCAAACCTTGCTTTTAGCCTGGGATACTTTTTTGCGAATTCCCTCGACGAGACTCATGGCGTGTTTAATGGAGGTGTTGGGCATCAGCAGCACAAATTCTTCGCCACCCCATCGGATGAAATAATCGCCCTGTCTCATGTTCTTCTTTACGATCGCGGTAAAATCCTTTAGGACGATGTCGCCCTTGGCGTGACCGTAGTTATCATTGACGGCCTTGAAAAAATCGATGTCGAACATGGCGACGCATAGGGGTCTTGTCAAGTCATCGATGAACTGGTTGTTTTCTTCCTTGATCAGATTCTGGATGGCATTTCGGCTGTTGGCTCCGGTAAGCTGGTCGTACATAGAAATGTACTCGAGCATCTTCTGAGCCCTGAAATGCTTGATGTAGAGTTTCTGCATAAAGAAGTGGGCTACCGTCGTTCCTATAAGGCAGGGGAGATTCAGGGAAATAAGGATGTCAAAATTGGGGTAGTGGATAATGCAGTCTGTGCCCAGAATAGAAACGAGTACAATCCCGCTGACGGCGACTACATAGTGCCAGGGGGCCGCAAATCCAACTGCAAAAAACAGGAACTGGTTGATGACGGAACCTTCACCAAAATGAGTCTTGTCGGGAAGGTAATAGACGACCCAGATTGTACACCACAACACCGAAAGGACCGTCAGGTAGGTGGCGACGGTCATAATCTTGTAGTTGGTGGTCTTTCGGCTAAGGATGGCGAGTCCCGCTGCTATGACCAGAGGGAACAAGCGCATGGGCAGAACTTCCCAGGCTGTGTATCCGAAAATCTGACAGTCCGAAACGAAGTAGGTTACCATGCAGAAGGATGCGATGATTGCAACCCAAAAAGTGAACCTGTGGTAGAACAAGTACTTGGACTTATAAAATTCCTGGGGGTCGATATCTATTGGCAGTAAACGCATCTAGGAAAAACTAAATAACCAAACTTTTTTTTTGATGGTTTGCAGAAATAAATAAGTTCCAAGTTGGACTATGCTCGCCGGCGATTATTTTCACCTTGACTGTAGAAGTCAGCCTTTTCTTCTAGCATACGTTTGCTGATTTCATCAAGGAATGCGGAAATGTCGTTTTCCGGGTTGATGTTGCAGCTGCTGAAACAGGCGGACATTTTATAGGAGTTTCTGGGATCCCTGTTAAATTCGCTGAAAGCGGACTTGATGCTGGCAATACACATGTTGATGGCCATTTCGTCTTGCGTGTTCACGATG
Proteins encoded in this region:
- a CDS encoding GGDEF domain-containing protein → MRLLPIDIDPQEFYKSKYLFYHRFTFWVAIIASFCMVTYFVSDCQIFGYTAWEVLPMRLFPLVIAAGLAILSRKTTNYKIMTVATYLTVLSVLWCTIWVVYYLPDKTHFGEGSVINQFLFFAVGFAAPWHYVVAVSGIVLVSILGTDCIIHYPNFDILISLNLPCLIGTTVAHFFMQKLYIKHFRAQKMLEYISMYDQLTGANSRNAIQNLIKEENNQFIDDLTRPLCVAMFDIDFFKAVNDNYGHAKGDIVLKDFTAIVKKNMRQGDYFIRWGGEEFVLLMPNTSIKHAMSLVEGIRKKVSQAKSKVCPITISAGVSRYDGMDYKKAIDQADQALYKAKAAGRNNVVLFEE
- a CDS encoding tetratricopeptide repeat protein, with amino-acid sequence MIRTKRALKGLIILFAFVLAISAFAAQSASDVMDRANALYREGRFKQAITLYRKAADRGADPVAVSFNIANSYYQSEKYPEAAASYRKAVDYSNGTFAPALFNMASVYFRLKQFPECVAAYHRALKLEPNNISGWLYLGEAYSKTGDKIGALKAVEKAYALDKSDISIVYQLSEANIAVDDFDRAVAVIREGYTSHPEEIDFLVYLGDVFRLQKNYEQSAGAYREALSIRPDDVNTMYKLADVLVEDNKQFVAMDILNNVLQIKPDFVDAAIFLGNLAYDAKFLERAESAYEIAAKHGNAEAVYGFKNLAYDAHAQKRDDEALRILNLALKYYPDDATIQVDILDLTSSQ